The genomic stretch tagtctttattttattactactgtataatttaattcactaaatataaattaactaatttttatccaaaacaaaaatatattccGACCAAGAGATATTTTTCTTTGTAGAAGTtcgtaatactccctccgtcctaattTACAAAGGTGTCATACTTTAGGAATCCCGGTTAGAACATTATATAAATAGTAAcaaacctcacattccacttctacttttttttacttatattttattactataaaactagtactactataaaagTAGACTCACGTTCCACTATTTtcttttcaccaactttccttttaatttcttaaaactcgtatcgaATTTAAATGAGACCCCTAaagtggacggagagagtattactACTTAAATCACTcaaaaataggagtattttttcACATAAAATTTCGAAAacattatcaattttattttttgtgaacGGTTACAAATAAAGAGAAGCATGCTGCCCCCACGAAGTTGGCCCTCTCCTCAATTTCAAAACCAGAAACTCAAAACTCAAGCGCCAAAACTCCAAACaaggctctctctctctctctctgtcacACACACACTGGCCCCCTTCTCATGCGTACGGACGGGTAGGATATTCTCGAATTGcgttatttttttttctcttttgcaTCCTTCACGAGATTCATTTATACTATTTCGAATTTGCTTTTGTTTTATctgttttgaatttgaaatttaaagtAGCTTCATTGGCAGAACGCCAGCATTATTCTGGTTTAATATTTGAGCATATAAGTTAACTACTCTGCTTTAGCTACTTCAATCTCGATGCAATGCTTTTTGTCGATGCTGTATCGTTTCACATTATTACTCTCTGCTGAAGGAGGAAAATGGGGGTGGAATTAGCTGGCGtcttatgtatgtttttttttgtgaaaatttatCGATTATGATTGTGAAATTTATTTCGTTATAGTCGTCTGTGTGTGTATGTTAGCTGTTGCTGATTATGTATTCAAATATATTGCCGATCTGTTTTTAAGATTTGGAAAGTGTTGgtgctgattttttttttgtttttttgtttctcTCATTCCTGTGTGGGGAATCTATATCAATAGCTTTTGGAAGATACTggatgaattattgaattttctcggaAGCATTTCAAATATTGATTTTCTTCTGTCTCGATATAGGTCTAATGCGTTAATTTCATTTTGATGTTTTAATGAAATCCATTTCAAATTTGAAGGGGAAATAGTGGAAGGTCGGTTCCTAAGAGTTCATGGTGGAGTGAATCCGAACTGGTGAACAGTTAGTGTAGATTCAGTGAAAATGAAGACACATGTGAGCATGGTGAAATCGAAAGCAACTTCAAGGGTGAGTAATCAGCAAGCTGTTTTTCAGCTGAAACAGCGTGTGGCTCTTTCAGTCAACAAGCTTGCAGATAGGGATACTCACCAGCTTGGGGTGGAGGAGCTTGAGAAAGTTATTGAATGCTTGACGCCAGACGGGGTTGCTCCCTTTCTGTCTTGCATATTAGACACAGATTCTGAGCAGAAGAGTGCTGTCCGCAAAGAATGTATTCGGTTGATGGGAACTTTGGCAACTTTCCATGATGGACTGATCGGATCTCACCTTGGAAAGATTGTAGCTAGCATTGTGAAGCGGCTAAAGGATTCTGATACTGTTGTAAGAGATGCTTGTGTAGAAACAGTTGGTGTCTTGGCTTCAAAACTGAGTGGCGGTAGAATGGAGGGTGACGGCATTTTCATCACACTTGTGAGGCCACTTTTTGAAGCCCTGGGAGAGCAAAACAAGCAAATGCAAACTGGCTGCGCATTGTGTTTGTCCCAGGTCATTGATAATATTCACGACCCTCCTCCGTTAGTGTTGCAGAAGATGTTGGGAAAGACTATTAAGTTTCTGAAGAATCCTCATTTCATGGCGAAGCCAGCTGTCATTGAGTTGAATAGGAGTATTATTCTGGTTAGTCTCTGCCTAATGCATCTACCTTTTAGAAATTGACTGTGTTATAGGTTGCATAAGCATTCATTTAGAATAATGATGCGATGGTTGTAAATTGCCAAATCTAATCTTTCATCTCAGCCAatgatgttgaaaattttgtcTGGGGTCACTTTTTTCCTCAGCTTGTGCTTACTTTATGTCTAACATGAGAGTGTAATAATTTAGTAGTAGTAGCTTGTAGCTTAGAGTGGGACACCTGATTTTGTTTTATGAAACTCAATGTAGACAGCATTATAAATCCCTTCTTGTTTAATATTTTAGGCTGGTGGTGCTCCGTCACATAGTTCATTGACAGCTGCGCTAACAAGCATTCAGGAGTTGCTAAAGAACAGTGACTGGACAACACGTAAAGCTGCTTGTGCAGCACTGGGAGATATTGCTTCTTGCGGTGCAGCATGCCTAAGTTCATATCGGTTGTCTTGTATCCGCTCTCTTGAAGCATGTCGGTTTGACAAGGTCATCTGTTTATCAAACAACCCATTATGCTGCAAGTATTGTTACATAAATGCTTAATTTGGTCCGTATTTCAACCTAAATAGGTGAAACCAGTCAGGGACATAGCTTTGCAAGCCTTGCAACTCTGGAAAAATCTTCCTGGTCCCAATACAGCTGAAGCTTCTGAAGGTGGATCTTCTGTCAAAGGTATTCTTTTTGATGCCCTGTCTTTGACGTGGTACAAATTGCCCGAAGCACAGAGCTAATATGCCaaccaaaaaaaattcattgTTTATGTACTGTGTTAACTACCCTTGGTGTTATTTTTCCTTGGTTGGTGATACGTATTTTGAAATGATCCATTGTGTGATTTCAACATCTGGAAGTTTTCTTTCTTTATGTTCTCATCTCGGGGATCACAAGCATTTGTGCTTTATGTAATGTTTTCCACTTCCTGCAGAAACATCCTATAGAGATGACTATACTGATGTGAGTAGTGCCTGTGACACAAGACTGAAGGATAGTACGTTGACGAAATTTGGTAATGGAATGACTAAGAAAATTGTTCCCCTCTCTTCTAGAAAAGCTGAAAGAACTTGTATCGAGAAACCTCTGAACTCCGGAAGAACTGATTGGAAAATAGATGTTGCAGTTCCAAAGAATTGTAGTTCAGCAGCAGAGAATCCAAATGAAGAATCTGAGTGTAGTTCTGTTACCAAGAGATGTGAAAGAATAAATTCGGATGCCAGAAGTATTAGTAGCACCAGATATGAATATGTAGACGTGGATGACAAGCAGGAACATTCATTTGTTTCTGATCTTTTCACTGAAAGCATCAAAACAAAGGTTGTGACAACACATTGTGATGCTTTTGACGATGCCAGTTTGGTGAAGTCAACTGGGACTAGCCGAAGGTTTCCTGCAGATGAAGTTAGCATTGGAGAACAAAGATACTCAGCTAAATTGCATGACCGCAGGAGCTTAGATTCGACTATTACAGAAGCAACTTCACAAACTATGCATGGGTGTTGCTCACAAACAGAAAAGGAGATTGCATTAATCAGAAAACACCTTTTGGAGATTGAAAATAAGCAGTCTAATTTGATCGATATGCTCAAGGTAACTCACTTTTTTGGGTTTTGCTATTGCTTTCTTGACCACTCTGATTCATGTGACTGTTCATATAAGTCATTCAGGTGCATGCAAAACTACAATCACAAGAGTTGCCCAGTATCATGTGGCCTTTGGTTTCATGCACGTGATAATGTCAATGAAAAAGTACAAACGTTTACATTGACAAGGGTTAAGTAGTGAACTATATAATTTTACACTCATAAGGACAGAATGCTCGCATTAAGTGAAATACGAGTGTTATGGTAAATTATTGTCACAGAGAATCATATCATATGGGTTTAGGATATAGAAGTGCATGTAAATGCTCTTTCGTATTTTAGTATTTGCTAGTCTTTGAGAAATTTGGAATTTTACAAGTGATTGCTAAAACTTCCGTTTCTGTCTGCAGACATTTACAAGCTCTGTTATGGACAGCGTGTCAACTGTCCAGTTAAAGGTCTCAAATCTTGAACTGGTGGTCGATAAAATGGCGCAGGAACTTGTTCATGGAGGAAGATATTCAGATGTATTGGCGGCCAAACTTCTGAAGAGAAGTCCCAGCATTGCTTCCCCTAGACTTTCTACATGCACCCCACGGACGTCGGTAGATAGCAACAGGCATTCCACACTGATGCCAACTAGACATGCTGGAGTTTTGGAGGACACATTTGGCAGAAGCAGAACAAACAATGCTGGGAGACCGAACTCTGACATGTGGGCTGATGCCAATCTCAAGCCAGTTAAAGGTTTCCCAGGGAAGGCAACTCCTGTGAGTTTATATCCAGAAATTCACGAAGAACAGATGAGGAAAAGTGGCGTATACGATCCTAAGTCAAGGCTAAACAAGCTGGAAACAAAGAACAGCCCATGGAAAACTGTGAAAGAGCATTTCTGTAATGGGGATCTGGACTCAGCATATGCTGAAGCTCTGTCTTCAAGGAATGAACAACTTCTCTTCGAGCTTCTGGATAGAACTGGACCTTCTCTTGAGAACCTATCAGAAAAAACTGCAAATGGCCTATTAAGCAATTTAGCGATGTACCTAATGGACCAAAGATTCGTGAGCTCAATAATTCCTTGGTTGCAGCAGGTACGTTACTATTTATACTGAGTCATCCATAATGAATGGTTAGTATGCTATATCTAAAATCATTACTTAAGCTTGTGGATCTCAGTAACATCCATGGACCGACCTACCTAGTGCTCTCCGCAAAGACAAAGCAAGAATTCGTATACGGAGTGCAGGAGGCTGCCAAATTGGACATATTCAATCCTGCAGAGAGAAGATGCCTTGTAGAAATAGGCAAAATGTTGTGCCAGTTTTGGGGTTAGCCATATTTCCAAGTTTGAATCACACTGGAGTTTATTTCTTTTCTGTAATTCAAATCAGAAAGCTTGCACATTGTTTGATGTAAAAGGCTGGGATCTGTTTAGGAATCGGTCGTGTTGAAGTTGTTAGACAAATCTATTGATCCACTCTGCGCATATTATGAAGCTGCGTCTCAAGATTTAGGGGTCGGAGTTTCACAACTTAactgttataagcatgaaaataTTCAATCATTGTTACGTCTTTCTAATTGTGTCAAAATAATttcctttcatttctttttggATACACAAACACTAGCTTACTTTTCCATTGATAGAATGAGTTGCAATGTTCAGACTTGTGAAAAAGTAATACAGAGTTAACCGTCAAAACAAGAACCTTTTTAGTGCAATTTCCTAACCACAGATTTCAACGACAAAAATCTTACTGAAGAGATAAGATTGTTGGTTCTTTTCAGGGCTTGTCGTCTCCTTTGCTCTGACTTCTGAATCAGTTACTTAACCCTTCGTTGGGATTCTGAGGCGCGCCTTTTGGGACTTCGTAAAGGGTTATACCACCACTGCTTTCTATTGGGATCGATTCTTGGGTGACGAGGGGTTGCAGGATCTCAATGACTTGACTCATGAGGGGTCTTCCTTTCGGGTTCTGGCTGAGACACTGATATGCCAGATTGGCCACTTTCATGAGAATCTTGGCGGAGTACTGCCCCTCGATTCTACGATCCAGTATTCTCAAAAGCTTCTTGCTATGGTTGAGGAGAGGGCGTGCCCACTCCACGAGATTATGCTCTCGGCTTGGCCTGCTCTTTTCCATTGTGCGTCTTCCTAATAGCATCTCGAGCAGGACAACTCCAAACCCATAGACATCACTTCTTGCAGTCAAATGCCCTGAACAATGTATAAATGGATGAGCAATCAATCACCAGTTATAAACAATGCATTTAGAGATGGTAATCAGAAATGAGAAGATTGGGCGTAATGTCCATATCACGTCTGCCATCACGAGACTCACCAGTCATGATGTACTCAGGAGCAGCGTAACCGTAGGTGCCCATAACCCGGGTCGAGACATGAGTTTGATCTCCGGTTGGCCCAACCCTTGCCAGCCCGAAATCAGAAAGCTTCGCGTTGAAATCCTGTGTTCATTATACACTTTAGCCACTGAATGACCAATGGAGATGACCAAATTTTGCATAACCAGAAGAAAAGCAAAAACACAGTTATGAGACCTCATTTATGCTAGTAATAAACACACACAAACCTCATCTAGCAAAATGTTTGAAGTCTTGAAATCCCTGTAAATGATAGGTTTTTCGACACCATGAAGAAAAGC from Salvia splendens isolate huo1 chromosome 4, SspV2, whole genome shotgun sequence encodes the following:
- the LOC121799953 gene encoding TORTIFOLIA1-like protein 2 isoform X1; this encodes MKTHVSMVKSKATSRVSNQQAVFQLKQRVALSVNKLADRDTHQLGVEELEKVIECLTPDGVAPFLSCILDTDSEQKSAVRKECIRLMGTLATFHDGLIGSHLGKIVASIVKRLKDSDTVVRDACVETVGVLASKLSGGRMEGDGIFITLVRPLFEALGEQNKQMQTGCALCLSQVIDNIHDPPPLVLQKMLGKTIKFLKNPHFMAKPAVIELNRSIILAGGAPSHSSLTAALTSIQELLKNSDWTTRKAACAALGDIASCGAACLSSYRLSCIRSLEACRFDKVKPVRDIALQALQLWKNLPGPNTAEASEGGSSVKETSYRDDYTDVSSACDTRLKDSTLTKFGNGMTKKIVPLSSRKAERTCIEKPLNSGRTDWKIDVAVPKNCSSAAENPNEESECSSVTKRCERINSDARSISSTRYEYVDVDDKQEHSFVSDLFTESIKTKVVTTHCDAFDDASLVKSTGTSRRFPADEVSIGEQRYSAKLHDRRSLDSTITEATSQTMHGCCSQTEKEIALIRKHLLEIENKQSNLIDMLKTFTSSVMDSVSTVQLKVSNLELVVDKMAQELVHGGRYSDVLAAKLLKRSPSIASPRLSTCTPRTSVDSNRHSTLMPTRHAGVLEDTFGRSRTNNAGRPNSDMWADANLKPVKGFPGKATPVSLYPEIHEEQMRKSGVYDPKSRLNKLETKNSPWKTVKEHFCNGDLDSAYAEALSSRNEQLLFELLDRTGPSLENLSEKTANGLLSNLAMYLMDQRFVSSIIPWLQQLVDLSNIHGPTYLVLSAKTKQEFVYGVQEAAKLDIFNPAERRCLVEIGKMLCQFWG
- the LOC121799953 gene encoding TORTIFOLIA1-like protein 2 isoform X2, producing the protein MKTHVSMVKSKATSRVSNQQAVFQLKQRVALSVNKLADRDTHQLGVEELEKVIECLTPDGVAPFLSCILDTDSEQKSAVRKECIRLMGTLATFHDGLIGSHLGKIVASIVKRLKDSDTVVRDACVETVGVLASKLSGGRMEGDGIFITLVRPLFEALGEQNKQMQTGCALCLSQVIDNIHDPPPLVLQKMLGKTIKFLKNPHFMAKPAVIELNRSIILAGGAPSHSSLTAALTSIQELLKNSDWTTRKAACAALGDIASCGAACLSSYRLSCIRSLEACRFDKVKPVRDIALQALQLWKNLPGPNTAEASEGGSSVKETSYRDDYTDVSSACDTRLKDSTLTKFGNGMTKKIVPLSSRKAERTCIEKPLNSGRTDWKIDVAVPKNCSSAAENPNEESECSSVTKRCERINSDARSISSTRYEYVDVDDKQEHSFVSDLFTESIKTKVVTTHCDAFDDASLVKSTGTSRRFPADEVSIGEQRYSAKLHDRRSLDSTITEATSQTMHGCCSQTEKEIALIRKHLLEIENKQSNLIDMLKTFTSSVMDSVSTVQLKVSNLELVVDKMAQELVHGGRYSDVLAAKLLKRSPSIASPRLSTCTPRTSVDSNRHSTLMPTRHAGVLEDTFGRSRTNNAGRPNSDMWADANLKPVKGFPGKATPVSLYPEIHEEQMRKSGVYDPKSRLNKLETKNSPWKTVKEHFCNGDLDSAYAEALSSRNEQLLFELLDRTGPSLENLSEKTANGLLSNLAMYLMDQRFVSSIIPWLQQ
- the LOC121799955 gene encoding probable serine/threonine-protein kinase PBL17, which produces MGSCLSVEGEKYQQREKNSSCGNHGIYVESKSPVKSNSNTFVIIPKNVKDLLLSPGNGDLDIFTYEEMRLATKGFRPDQVLGKGGFGIVYRGVIDENVRPGYKTTQIAVKVLDPESLQGDREWLAEVNYLGNLRHPNLVKLIGYSCEDDHRLLIYEYMASGNLEKHLFFRVRTTLTWHRRLKIALDTARGLAFLHGVEKPIIYRDFKTSNILLDEDFNAKLSDFGLARVGPTGDQTHVSTRVMGTYGYAAPEYIMTGHLTARSDVYGFGVVLLEMLLGRRTMEKSRPSREHNLVEWARPLLNHSKKLLRILDRRIEGQYSAKILMKVANLAYQCLSQNPKGRPLMSQVIEILQPLVTQESIPIESSGGITLYEVPKGAPQNPNEGLSN